The following proteins come from a genomic window of Hymenobacter canadensis:
- a CDS encoding ComC/BlpC family leader-containing pheromone/bacteriocin, with the protein MQNSLQTLESFEQINEQELDLIAGGIELALDYDCSKKGDVDSNSNDN; encoded by the coding sequence ATGCAAAATTCTCTGCAAACTCTGGAAAGCTTTGAGCAAATCAACGAGCAGGAGCTTGACCTCATTGCCGGAGGTATTGAACTGGCACTCGACTACGATTGCTCGAAGAAGGGCGACGTCGACTCGAATAGCAACGACAACTAG
- a CDS encoding ComC/BlpC family leader-containing pheromone/bacteriocin: MQNSLQTLEGFEQINEQELDLIAGGIELALDYDCSKKDDVDSNSHDN, from the coding sequence ATGCAAAATTCTCTGCAAACTCTGGAAGGCTTCGAGCAAATCAACGAGCAGGAGCTCGACCTCATCGCCGGTGGTATCGAACTGGCACTCGACTACGATTGCTCGAAGAAGGACGACGTTGACTCGAATAGCCACGACAACTAG
- a CDS encoding ComC/BlpC family leader-containing pheromone/bacteriocin — MQNSLQTLEGFEQINEQELDLIAGGIELALDYDCSKKNDVDSNSYDG; from the coding sequence ATGCAAAATTCTCTGCAAACTCTGGAAGGCTTCGAGCAAATCAACGAGCAGGAGCTCGACCTCATTGCCGGCGGTATCGAACTGGCACTCGACTACGATTGCTCAAAAAAGAACGACGTCGACTCGAATAGCTACGACGGTTAA
- a CDS encoding ComC/BlpC family leader-containing pheromone/bacteriocin, with the protein MQNSLQTLEGFEQINEQELDLIAGGLVLDAPGECSKKDDVDSNSYDG; encoded by the coding sequence ATGCAAAATTCTCTGCAAACCCTGGAAGGCTTCGAGCAAATCAACGAGCAGGAGCTCGACCTCATCGCTGGCGGTCTAGTTCTCGACGCTCCCGGTGAGTGCTCGAAGAAGGACGACGTTGACTCGAATAGCTACGACGGTTAA
- a CDS encoding ComC/BlpC family leader-containing pheromone/bacteriocin — translation MQNSLQTLEGFEQINEQELDLIAGGLVLDAPGECSKKEDTDSNSNDN, via the coding sequence ATGCAAAATTCTCTGCAAACCCTGGAAGGCTTCGAGCAAATCAACGAGCAAGAGCTCGACCTCATTGCCGGCGGTCTAGTTCTCGACGCTCCCGGTGAGTGCTCGAAGAAAGAGGACACCGACTCGAATAGCAACGACAACTAG
- a CDS encoding ComC/BlpC family leader-containing pheromone/bacteriocin: MQNSLQTLEGFEQINEQELDLIAGGIELALDYDCSKKDDVDSNSHDN, from the coding sequence ATGCAAAATTCTCTGCAAACTCTGGAAGGCTTCGAGCAAATCAACGAGCAAGAGCTCGACCTCATTGCCGGTGGTATCGAACTGGCACTCGACTACGATTGCTCGAAGAAGGACGACGTTGACTCGAATAGCCACGACAACTAA